The genomic DNA CACGTGCTCGTCGAAAATGGAACCAACGGGCGTTGAAAGGTCCGCGACCGCGTTGAGCCCTTTTTTCATTGACTCAAACGCCTTGTCGGAGAGCGTGAGACGGTCGATCATGGGCGCCGCAAGTCTTTTTGCACGCGCCAGGGCGATGTCTTTCCGGTTGGCCTTGACCAGCGCGTCTTTCTGAGCGTCGAGGAGTCCGGCAAGCGAGCGCAGACAATTGTCAACCTTGTCCTGGGCCGTGTCGCCGAGCACGATGCTTGACGCGCGGGCCTTCCGCGCAATCGCATCAATCGTTTTTGTTAAGGACGTCATGGGTGTTTCCTCGGGGTAACCGGTATCGTTTATGGTAGGAAAATAACTATTGCGGGGTCAGAGGATGACAAGGTTGTCCCGGTGGATGAACTCGTCGAAGGCCTTCTGCCCGAGCCGCGCGGCGATGTCGGCGGTCTTGCACCCGGCGATTTTCTCGGCTTCTACCGAGGAATAGTTCGCCAGCCCGCGGCCGATGACCCGGCGCTCGGCGTCCTGTATGTCAACCATGTCGCCGGTCTTGAACGTGCCTGAAATTTTCTGGATGCCGGCGGGAAGAAGGCTTTTTCCCTTTTCGGTGATCGCCCGCATCGCGCCCGTGTCGATGGTGACGGTTCCGCGGGGCTGGCCCGTAAACGCGATCCAACGGTGGCGTGCAGACATTTTTTTCTCGCCGGCCAAGAAGAGGGTGCCTGCCTGGGGATCGGCAAGCACCTGCTGCAGTGTGCGGTGGAAGCCGTCGCCGATGAGCGCGGTGATGCCGGCCCTGGTCACCATCTCGGCCGCTTTGAGCTTGGTGCGCATGCCGCCGACGCTTATTTCGCTCGAGCTTTCGGAAGCGTACCGGTGGATTGCCGGGGTAATGCTTTGAACGACAGGAATCTGGCGCGCTTCGCTGCTCACCGCAGGGTTGGCATCGTAGAGGCCGTTGATGTCGGTGAGGTTCACGAAAAGGTCTGCCTGCACGAGCATCGATAGCTGGGCCGCAAGCGTGTCGTTTTCGCCGAACCGTATTTCCTCCACCGCCACGGAGTCATTTTCGTTGATGATGGGGACGGCGGCCATGTCGAACAGCTGGAAAAGCGTGTTGCGCAGGTTGAGGTACCGCTTCTTGTCCCGCAGGTCGTCCCAGGAAAGCAGCACCTGGCCGATGGGCACGCCATGCTTAGAGAACAGTGATTCGTACATGTTCATGAGGCGGATCTGTCCGATGGAAGCGCAGGCTTGCTTTTCGGGAATCGTCGAAGGGCGTTTTTTGTAACGCAGCGCCATCATGCCGTGCGCGATGGCGCCCGAGGAAACGAGCAGCACGCGCCGCCTGGAACGGACCAGCAGGGCTATGGCGTCCACAAGCCCGCCCACACGCCTGAGGTTCGGGACGTTATCCTGCGAAGTGAGGATCCTGCTTCCGACTTTCACGACGATCGTCGAATTTGCGGTGATTTCCTTGCGGAAGGCGGGGGAGGACATGGGAATTGGCGGCCTTTACCGTGTTTTTTCCATTTTGACAATGGTCTGCTCAAGCTCGACAATTTTTTTTACCATCATGGCCCGCTCGAGATCGAGCGAATCGCGCTCGGCGGAGCACCGCTGGATCGTCTCGAGAAGCGTGTCGAGGCTCCCGCTTTCAATGGCGGTCTTGTTCTGGAGTTTTTTCATGCGCGCCGTAGTCGCGTCGTACTGGTCCTCGAAGCTTTTGAGCACCACGAGGATCTTGACGATGGTGTTGACTTCACCGGTGTATTTGTCCTCGGGATACCGCGCCTTGAACGAGTTGAATGCCTCAAGCGAGGCTTTCGGGTTGGCCTTCGGGTTGTCGTAATAGATGTTGATATAGCCGATGCGGTAGAGGGCGACCCGCGCGGCATCGGTCTCCGCATACGCGGGCGAATTCGCCAGCTCCTCATACAATTTGAGCGCTTCCGGATACCGCTTGTCCTCGAACTTTGACTCGGCCTCGGCAAGAAGCCGTTTTTCATAGGTGTACTGGGCGTGGCTGCTCGCCGCGCACCCGCAGAAAAACAGGGCGGCAACGACACAGAACCGCACCGGCACTCTAACCGGGTGCGGCGGTTTTTGAAGTGTGGTGGGCATGATCGGCATACAACGTGCTGAGTTTCTTATTCGGTGGAGGATTTGTCAAGGTTTATCATCTGCTCGCCGCTCGATGTGTATTCCTCGACGATGGGATTCTTGATCTCCCGCATCTTCCTCGTTACCGCAGAGATCCGGTCGGTCTCCTCGAGGATGACCTTCACGCGCTCCTTCATCTCTTCGGGGTAGTCTTTCATGGACATCTGGAGAAACTGTGCGTTCCCCGAAATGATCATGAGCGGGTTGTTGATCTCGTGGTTGACGGAAGCGACCACTTCGCCGATCGCCGCGAGCCGCTTCGATTTCACCAGCTCCTCCTGCGTCTTCTTGAGGTCGGCGGCCATGTCGTAGAACGCGGCGGCGAGATCGCCGATCTCATCCGTGGGATAGCCCGACTTGTCAAAGGAAAAGTCGCCCTTGCCGATGAGGCTCGCCGATTCCTTGAGGCGACGCAGGGAATTCGTGATGACGAGCGAGAAAAAGAGCGCGAATCCGAGGGCGACGAGCACGACGATGCCGAGGATGATGATGGTCATCTGCTTGATGTCGCTGATCCTTCCCTCGGTGGCCTTGATGGCGCTTTTGGTCTGCTCGTCGATGAGGAAATCGGCCGACTTGAGCGACTTGGTGAGACGCATGTCGGCGGAATCGAGGACGCGGATGAGCGGCAGCCCTTTGTCGCCGGCGACGTATTTCAGGGAGTCGGGACGCTTGCCGGAAAAGGCGAGCGTCGCGAACGATTTGTCGTAGAGCGCCGTATACTGCTCCACGGCGTTGACGAGCGACAGGAGTTTCAGATGGCTTTCGTAATGATCATTGGTGGCGACGGACTTGCGGAACACGCTCGAGTCGAGGCGTGAGATGGCGCTCAGTTCGAGGTTCACCGAATCGAGCCCCTGCAGCATGGTCTTGCCGGTCTGCTTGAAATTCTCCACCGACTCCGACCTGCCGATGGCCTCGAATGATGTCCGGCTCCTCCGTTTGTCGCTCTGCAGGCTCGCAACATTGAGCAGTTCGTTTTTTACATGGTCCTGCCGCTTGAGGATGTCCGCAAGGCTGTTGAGGTCCGATAGCTTGTTGATGAGGATGACGAAGATGGCGTTCAAGAAAATGACGCAGAGGAATCCCAAAAATAATTTGGAGGAAATGGTCAGACGCATAATGCCTTAACGTTTAAAAACGGCGAAGAAACGCGTGAAAAAATTCAAAAATCATGCCCAAGAGAAAGATAAAAAAGGTTTTCCGACAAAATCGAAAGTTCGGGATCGAGCTTGTTGCGCAGCAGCCTGCCCCATGAAAAACGGATGGGCCCCAACGGGGTATCGTAGGCGACTCCTATGCCGATTCCTAACGGCGCCTGGTCAAGGAACTCCGACCCGATTTTCTGCAGTCCGCTCCATCTCAAACTATCAAGTTTCCAGCGATCTTTCCAAGGCCATGCATAACCCCAATCCAACGAGCACGATAAGTACAGGCTCTGTTGGAGCTTCAGCCGGTAATCCCCATGCAACAGGAGCGCGATATCGCCCGGCATCGCGCGCGGCCGTAGTCCGAAAAAGGGAATATAATTGTAAACGCCTATTTCCTTGTATTTTTCTTCGGGCCCCGCTCCCCCTAGGTACACTTTTTCAACGTCAGGCATCGAATCGGTGGCCCACACAAACTGCAACTGGGGTGAAAATGTATGGATTTTTCCAATCGTGTAATACTGGCTGAAATGCCCGTCTATTTTAAAAAAACCTGCTGTTCCGCCGATGACATCATGCGCCCCGCCGATAGTAATATAGTGTTTTTGTCCTTTTTCGGGAAAGGGAAATCTGTCGAGGTCGTCGCCGCTGAGACGCAGCATCAGGTACTCCATGCCGCCTTTGAATGCGCCGAAAGGATCCTTGAATGCCATTGACTGATATACGGCGAATCGCTCAAACCTGATGCCGCCTTCGAGCATGAAAAACTTTCCCAACTGCACCCCGGCGATCCCCATGACGCCCAGTTTCTGCAGCGTCTGCTCCTCGAGTTTCACATGGGTGAGTATTGAGTCAAGCGAATCCGCGTATTCCGAGCGGGTCACTACGCGCTCGCGGGCGAGATATCCCTGGACTTGCACCATGTTCGCGATGGCGGAGGAGAAAATGTGGTTTTCGAGGAGTTCAAACGCATATTTCTCCCTCATCGAACCGTATTGCAGGTGCAGCGATGTGGAGATGCCGAGCCCGAAAAGGTTTTCGTAGGCCGGCTGGACATAGCCTTCGAGCAGATTGTATTCGTCAAACCGGAGGCCGACGCGGGCGCGCCAGTAATCCTGCTCCGTGAGCACGATCTCGACCATTCCGCCGGTGTCCGCGGTGATATTGACATTTTTAAACAAACCGGTGGAATACAATCCCGACATGGCCCTGCTGATTTTCTGCGGGGTGAGTGTGTCGCCGGCATTCATGCCGAGCGAGGTCTGGATGACGAATAAATTGGTGACGTTGTTTCCAGTGACGGAAAATCCTTTAACGATACCGGGTGCGAGCGTCACGACGGTGCTGGAATCCTTGCGCGCGATGGAACGGATCCGGTCAAAGGGACGGCCTTGCGCTGCAAGGACCGTGTACACCTTTTTTTTGAATTCAGCAACGGGAACAGCTGCCGTGCCGACGAATGCCTTTTTAAGGGAGGCGGCGACCGGAGCGATGGCATAAAGAAAAGTGAACGGGCCGGAAACGGAATCACTTCTGTTGCACGGCGCCGGAATGCCCGCAGAATCGGCGGACGCCGCCTGTATTTTTTCAAGCGCGGGAATGGATGCCGCGTAACCGCGCGACACGATGGTGTCCGCTTTGGAAAAATCGGTGTTGAGGATCCCGGAAAGGTCGGGCGTGATGAGCGTCGCGGCGAGCTTTTTTTCCGCCGCTTTCTGCTTGGCAAGCCCGATGTTCACGACCTGGTCGACGAGCCGCGCCGGATTGGAAAGGGACTGCTTGTCCCACAGCGGAGAAGTGACGTCAACGGCGATCACATAGGAGCCGGGAAACTCGTCGAGCCCGACCGACACCGGGATGTTCGACATGAGCCCGCCGTCCATGAGTAGCATGGTGTCAACATTGACAGGAGAGAATATGAGCGGAAACCCGCACGATGCGCGGATGGCGGCGGTGAGGTTGCCCTTCGAAAAGACCACCATGCGGCCGGTAACGATGTCGGTGGAAACGATCCGCAACGGGATGGGGAGGCTGTCAAAATCGGCGCCGAACCGGTGCTGAACTGCCGCGAGCTTCGGCGCAAGCACGGTGTAAAACACCTGGCCCTCGGAGATTGAATGGGGGAGAAGCAGATTGAGATTTTTATCGAAGCGGACCTCGAACAGGTAGTTTCCCGTCTCGCTCTTGCGGCTCATCAGCATTTCTTTGCGCGGCGGCTCGTTCGAAAAAATATCTCCCCAGTCCACCGATTTTGCGAACCGCGCGATGCTGTCGGCGCTGTATCCCGCTGCATAGAGGCAGCCGATGATCGCGCCGATGCTGGTCCCGACGATGAGATCCGGTTTTATGCCCGTCTTTTCGAGCGCCTTGAGCGTGCCGATCTGCGCAAGGCCGCGCGCCCCGCCGCCGCTGAGAACGAGAATGACGCATTGCTTCGGGGAACATCTGGCGGGTCCCGAAAGCAGGCACAGGATGCAGAGAGCCAGTGCCGATAGAAGTTGTATGGTATGCTGCTGGCGCGCGGCCGTCACTTCAGGACTCCTGAATAAATTCCCCAGTCGTTCGTGATGGTTTTGCTTTGACGAAGCGTCGCTCTGTCCCTGAGGGCGATTATTGAAAAGTTTTTCTTGATGATCGTATCAAGAAACCAATCATCCGTCGAATGGAGCAAGAAGACGCTTGAACCCGCCGCGGGCCTGCGCTGCGGCCACAGTGAATACTGGTTGTCCCGTGAATTCGTGTTGAGGGCGAACATTTTGGGATGGTCGGGAAGATAAAAGCCGAAAACCGAAGCTTCCTGGTAGCGCTGCGTGCAAAGGGGCGATGCGCGGTGCGGATCGATCCGCTCCCGAATTCCGTCAATGTCAATTGCCAGCTCCTTCCAGCCGCGCACCTGCGCCGATGGATCATTCTGCGGCGGAAGAGGAAGAAAGGGTATTTGAAAATGGGCGAGTATGGTAGCGGCCGCGACGGCGGCGATCGCCGCGGAGGCAATGGCAAAACGCCGTATGCTTTTGTTTTTTGCCGGATCGAGATTCTCCCAGAAGAGCGAAACAAGAATAATGCCGCTCACATAGGCGCAGGCGGTCCAGTTGGCCTCGACTTTCTTCTGCAGGCTCGCGATGAGGAAAAAGCCGAAAGGAACAATGCAGAAAGAAACAAGGTAGACTATTTTCCCTTGTAAAGTGCTGGCTTTCAGGAAAAACCACAGCGCCCAGGCCAGAAGGACAAACGGAAAAATCGACAGGACGCCGAGCTGGCCCGCAATGAAATCACCGAGCGTATCCAAATGCAGTGCAATGTGCTTATTCAAACCGTGTGACGTTTGGAACATGACAGCCTGCCATCCATGCTGCTGGTTCCAAATCAGGTTGGGAAGAAAAACAATGAGCGCAATGCAGGCCGCGGCATAGGGCTGCCATCGGCCGAACCAGGCGCGGTGGTCGCGGGAAACGGCCAGAAAAATGAAAAGTGAGATCGGAAAAAGGATGAAGGTGTATTTGGAAAGAAGGCCGAGCCCGGCGGCGATCCCGAGAATGATCCATGAGATGGACGATGGCTCAAAGACGGCCTTATATCCAAAGAACAGCGACAGGGACCAGAACAGCACGAGCGGTATGTCGGGCGTGGCGAGAAGCGACCCGACGCAAAACAAAACAACACTGTTGGAAATAACGATCCATAGGAGGAGAGATGAGGTTTTAACGACATACTTTTTAGCAAGAAGGTATGAAACCACCGATGCGAGAGATCCGCAGGCAATGACGGCAGACCGTACGCCGGGCAGTGTTTCGCCGAAGACCTTGCGTGATAGGAAAATGAGCCAGGCGATCATGGGGGGATGGTCATAATAGCCCCACGAAAGGTCACGCGACCAGTCCCAGTAATAGGCCTCGTCCGGCACAATGGGAAGAAATGCGGCGTAGATCAGCCGGAAAAGAAACACCGCGGCGAGCAGCGAATATGCCAACAGGTCCGTCTTGCGGAATTGGCCATGAAAGACAGCATTTATGCCGGCGTTTTCTTCCAAGAAGCTGCTGGAATGGGGATCCATTGTAACTCTTTTTCATAAAATACAACGTGGCGGAATAATATGCCTTTTGTTAAAGGTCTGTTTTTGATATTTTAATACTTTGATCAGCAGGAATTAGTGGTAGATATGATAGATGAGTGATGTCACTCCCGCGAAGGCGGGAGTCCAGTTTACGATTAAATGGAATTTATATCAGGATTGGGTTTGATTGATATTTATTATGCCCTTTAACATCCGGCGGCCAGAAAATCTGTTTCAAGGCTTAAATAGATCATCATGTTTCGGTTACACTCTATTTTCTTTTTACCGTTTCTTTTCATCTTCGGATTTTACTCCATGGTCTTTCCGATAACCCTCCGTACCAGCGTGCTTCCGCGCGATGTCCATGAGGCGTCGCTCATGCTCAAATCAGGAGCGCTTGACTCCTTGGAATGGAGCATGCTGCAACCCTATTATGTCCAGCCGATCGAGGTGCCGGCCGGCGAACTTACATATCTCAACGACTTGCTTGACAACCGCCTGCAGGACCTGCCGGTTTCTGGCGAGCAGCTTGCCCGCTATGAGCCTTGGAAACCGGAAGACATTGCGAAGTTTTTTTCAGATTATCCGCAGCTTAAAAAATACGAGCCCATTCTTTCGTTTTCCCATGCCGGGATGCGGCGGATGTCGGATGCCGGCGTGGCCGTTTCCACCGATGAATCGTGGAACACGACGGCGCTGACGCGTTTTTCGTTAAAACCGCATCAGGGGATTTCTTTGCAGGGAACGGCCGGCCTCGGCGACACGGCGCTGCTGTGGAAGCGGCGGACGCTTTCCGCGGCGTTTCCCGGAATAGCCTCTTTTGAAATTGGAAATTTCCAGCAGATAAAAGACGGTGGATTGTTTTACGGCTATTTTCCAAATGATAATCCACCGACTGCGACGCTTTCCAACTGGCAATACGGCATGACCGGCACATGGAACGGGCTGAGCGCAAAAACCGATTGCTGGAAACATGTCGAGGTTTCCGCGTTTTTCCATGACCGCTTGACGGAACAGGCCTACGGCGTTTTCTGCGAAGCAAAACCGAATGACGTGCTTCGCGCGAAGGCGGGAATATCCAGTCTGGCTTCCGCGCCGCAGGACAGCACCGCACCGGCCAGAGATTATTTTGTCCATGGCGGCGTTTCCATGAATAAAAACGGCTACGGCATTCAGATCAATACCGGATTGGAGCACAGCCGCCCCCTGGCGCTGCCGTTCAGCGCGGAATTCACCACGAAGAGCTCGGGCGCGGAAGTAAAGCTCTTTACGGCGAGAATCCCCGGTCCGCTCACCCTGAACCGCAGCAGGATCGCGTTTGACTGCAAGGACGAACTTGACGCGAAAGACAGCTCCGGCTCCGACATCAGCCTGATCGACTGCAGCACCGGATTCAAGGTCTCGAACGCGCTTGCTGCAACCATGGACCTGTCGTCGGTGCTGCAAGGCGGCAACGCGGCGCTCAGCGCGACGGCGGGCGCTTCGGGCAAACTGTTCTTCGATTACCGGGTGTTGTATACGTATCGCATGTCAACTGCAACATCGGTGGAATCTCACGCGGCGCTTGTTTCGATAGACCGCAATTTTTCGTCCCGCGTGAAAGCAGGGCTTTCGATACGGACCTATTCCTCAAGCACGGGATTTCAGAGCGCTTTTTCGCGGATGGTGACCGAGTTTGATCTCCTGCCCGGTTTGAGCCTGGGGCCGTATGCGACATTGTTCGG from Chitinivibrionales bacterium includes the following:
- the proB gene encoding glutamate 5-kinase, producing the protein MSSPAFRKEITANSTIVVKVGSRILTSQDNVPNLRRVGGLVDAIALLVRSRRRVLLVSSGAIAHGMMALRYKKRPSTIPEKQACASIGQIRLMNMYESLFSKHGVPIGQVLLSWDDLRDKKRYLNLRNTLFQLFDMAAVPIINENDSVAVEEIRFGENDTLAAQLSMLVQADLFVNLTDINGLYDANPAVSSEARQIPVVQSITPAIHRYASESSSEISVGGMRTKLKAAEMVTRAGITALIGDGFHRTLQQVLADPQAGTLFLAGEKKMSARHRWIAFTGQPRGTVTIDTGAMRAITEKGKSLLPAGIQKISGTFKTGDMVDIQDAERRVIGRGLANYSSVEAEKIAGCKTADIAARLGQKAFDEFIHRDNLVIL
- a CDS encoding histidine kinase dimerization/phospho-acceptor domain-containing protein; this translates as MRLTISSKLFLGFLCVIFLNAIFVILINKLSDLNSLADILKRQDHVKNELLNVASLQSDKRRSRTSFEAIGRSESVENFKQTGKTMLQGLDSVNLELSAISRLDSSVFRKSVATNDHYESHLKLLSLVNAVEQYTALYDKSFATLAFSGKRPDSLKYVAGDKGLPLIRVLDSADMRLTKSLKSADFLIDEQTKSAIKATEGRISDIKQMTIIILGIVVLVALGFALFFSLVITNSLRRLKESASLIGKGDFSFDKSGYPTDEIGDLAAAFYDMAADLKKTQEELVKSKRLAAIGEVVASVNHEINNPLMIISGNAQFLQMSMKDYPEEMKERVKVILEETDRISAVTRKMREIKNPIVEEYTSSGEQMINLDKSSTE
- a CDS encoding patatin-like phospholipase family protein, which encodes MTAARQQHTIQLLSALALCILCLLSGPARCSPKQCVILVLSGGGARGLAQIGTLKALEKTGIKPDLIVGTSIGAIIGCLYAAGYSADSIARFAKSVDWGDIFSNEPPRKEMLMSRKSETGNYLFEVRFDKNLNLLLPHSISEGQVFYTVLAPKLAAVQHRFGADFDSLPIPLRIVSTDIVTGRMVVFSKGNLTAAIRASCGFPLIFSPVNVDTMLLMDGGLMSNIPVSVGLDEFPGSYVIAVDVTSPLWDKQSLSNPARLVDQVVNIGLAKQKAAEKKLAATLITPDLSGILNTDFSKADTIVSRGYAASIPALEKIQAASADSAGIPAPCNRSDSVSGPFTFLYAIAPVAASLKKAFVGTAAVPVAEFKKKVYTVLAAQGRPFDRIRSIARKDSSTVVTLAPGIVKGFSVTGNNVTNLFVIQTSLGMNAGDTLTPQKISRAMSGLYSTGLFKNVNITADTGGMVEIVLTEQDYWRARVGLRFDEYNLLEGYVQPAYENLFGLGISTSLHLQYGSMREKYAFELLENHIFSSAIANMVQVQGYLARERVVTRSEYADSLDSILTHVKLEEQTLQKLGVMGIAGVQLGKFFMLEGGIRFERFAVYQSMAFKDPFGAFKGGMEYLMLRLSGDDLDRFPFPEKGQKHYITIGGAHDVIGGTAGFFKIDGHFSQYYTIGKIHTFSPQLQFVWATDSMPDVEKVYLGGAGPEEKYKEIGVYNYIPFFGLRPRAMPGDIALLLHGDYRLKLQQSLYLSCSLDWGYAWPWKDRWKLDSLRWSGLQKIGSEFLDQAPLGIGIGVAYDTPLGPIRFSWGRLLRNKLDPELSILSENLFYLSLGHDF
- a CDS encoding glycosyltransferase family 39 protein, which translates into the protein MDPHSSSFLEENAGINAVFHGQFRKTDLLAYSLLAAVFLFRLIYAAFLPIVPDEAYYWDWSRDLSWGYYDHPPMIAWLIFLSRKVFGETLPGVRSAVIACGSLASVVSYLLAKKYVVKTSSLLLWIVISNSVVLFCVGSLLATPDIPLVLFWSLSLFFGYKAVFEPSSISWIILGIAAGLGLLSKYTFILFPISLFIFLAVSRDHRAWFGRWQPYAAACIALIVFLPNLIWNQQHGWQAVMFQTSHGLNKHIALHLDTLGDFIAGQLGVLSIFPFVLLAWALWFFLKASTLQGKIVYLVSFCIVPFGFFLIASLQKKVEANWTACAYVSGIILVSLFWENLDPAKNKSIRRFAIASAAIAAVAAATILAHFQIPFLPLPPQNDPSAQVRGWKELAIDIDGIRERIDPHRASPLCTQRYQEASVFGFYLPDHPKMFALNTNSRDNQYSLWPQRRPAAGSSVFLLHSTDDWFLDTIIKKNFSIIALRDRATLRQSKTITNDWGIYSGVLK